The Apodemus sylvaticus chromosome 5, mApoSyl1.1, whole genome shotgun sequence genome has a segment encoding these proteins:
- the Prg3 gene encoding proteoglycan 3, producing the protein MRQPLILSLLLLGMVSAFHLETAYLHLETPKREDLHQEADGSGEHGRELVLTQETIQTEGEEVEGSEHQDIFEDDEAMESYPDALDDLACPKEEDTAHLQGTPGCKSCRYVLVRTPKTFYKAQRLCRRCYRGNLASIHSYSFNYQIQSLARKINQSIIWIGGILRGWLFWKKFCWTDGSRWDFGYWAPGQPGCGEGHCVTLCTKGGHWRRARCKSRLPFICSF; encoded by the exons ATGAGACAACCCCTCATCCTGTCCCTTCTCCTGCTGGGGATGGTTTCTgctttccatctgg AGACTGCTTACCTTCATCTGGAGACTCCCAAGAGAGAAGACCTGCATCAGGAAGCAGATGGCTCGGGCGAACATGGGAGAGAGTTGGTTCTGACTCAAGAGACAAttcagacagagggagaggaggttgAGGGTTCTGAACATCAAGACATCTTTGAGGATGATGAGGCAATGGAGTCATATCCAGATGCCTTAGATGACTTGGCATGCCCCAAGGAAGAGGACACCGCTCATTTACAGGGAACTCCTGGGTGCAAGAGCTGCCGCTATGTGCTGGTGAGGACTCCCAAGACATTTTATAAGGCTCAG AGACTCTGCAGGAGATGCTACCGAGGCAACCTTGCTTCCATCCACAGCTACAGTTTCAACTACCAAATTCAGAGCTTGGCCAGGAAGATCAACCAGTCCATCATCTGGATTGGAGGCATCCTCAGGGGATGG ctTTTCTGGAAGAAGTTTTGCTGGACTGATGGGAGCCGCTGGGATTTTGGATACTGGGCCCCAGGGCAGCCTGGGTGTGGGGAAGGTCACTGTGTGACTCTGTGTACCAAAG GGGGCCATTGGCGAAGAGCTCGATGCAAAAGTCGCCTGCCTTTCATCTGCTCCTTCTAA